From a single Cupriavidus taiwanensis LMG 19424 genomic region:
- a CDS encoding metal-dependent hydrolase, protein MLRHLAMRLAALTTLCALLGACAAPAPPAAAPRPVAPGQPAAGKAEVLWLGQAATRITTPGGKVIVIDPWLTSNPKTPPGFRQLPALGKVDLILVTHAHNDHLGDTPALARLTNAPVYNGGGLGRALVSLGLVPEAQVQRFGKSGTVMPFGPSGPKITAVHAEHSSELSLKNPATGKDETHFGGEPVGYIIELENGFRIWHMGDTGLFGDMRMIGEIYKPDLVLIPIGGYSTMGPQEAAIAVRDLIRPRFAIPIHYQTSPQASGTPEEFKAALGANAAAGVIVPQPGEKVDF, encoded by the coding sequence ATGCTCAGACACCTTGCGATGCGCCTCGCTGCCCTCACCACGCTCTGCGCCTTGCTGGGTGCCTGTGCCGCACCCGCGCCCCCGGCAGCGGCGCCACGCCCGGTCGCACCGGGCCAGCCCGCCGCGGGCAAGGCCGAAGTGCTGTGGCTGGGCCAGGCCGCCACGCGCATCACCACGCCGGGCGGCAAGGTCATCGTGATCGACCCGTGGCTGACCAGCAATCCGAAGACCCCGCCCGGTTTCAGGCAGCTGCCCGCGCTCGGCAAGGTTGACCTGATCCTGGTCACGCATGCCCACAATGACCACCTCGGCGATACGCCCGCGCTGGCCCGGCTGACCAACGCGCCGGTGTACAACGGCGGCGGCCTGGGCCGGGCGCTGGTCAGCCTGGGCCTGGTGCCGGAGGCGCAGGTGCAGCGCTTCGGCAAGAGCGGTACGGTCATGCCGTTCGGCCCGTCGGGCCCGAAAATCACCGCGGTGCATGCGGAACACTCGTCGGAACTGTCGCTGAAGAACCCGGCTACCGGCAAGGACGAAACCCATTTCGGCGGCGAGCCGGTGGGCTACATCATCGAACTGGAGAACGGCTTCCGCATCTGGCACATGGGCGATACCGGGCTGTTCGGCGACATGCGCATGATCGGCGAGATCTACAAGCCGGACCTGGTGCTGATTCCGATCGGCGGGTATTCCACCATGGGGCCGCAGGAGGCCGCGATCGCCGTGCGCGACCTGATCCGGCCCCGCTTCGCGATCCCGATCCACTACCAGACCTCGCCGCAAGCGAGCGGCACGCCGGAGGAATTCAAGGCGGCGCTGGGCGCCAATGCCGCGGCAGGCGTGATCGTGCCGCAGCCCGGCGAGAAGGTTGATTTCTGA
- a CDS encoding mandelate racemase/muconate lactonizing enzyme family protein, with translation MKIASIEAIVLRIPFTVGGVSAAGVWGGAGMQAADSLLLKVSTDDGLVGWGETFGFVGIPAVKAAIEQMLAPACIGRDASQIEAIGLDLQRRFHVFGRSGPLFYGLSALDIALWDLCGKAAGLPVHRLLGGARREQLPAYASLIRYADADTIAVNVRRAIADGYRSLKLHEVDLAVIRAARAAAGPDIEITLDTNCPWTLPEAIDMARALQPLSLRWLEEPLWPPENYAGLAALRRRCAIPLAAGENATTLMEFEHLLGMGAVDVVQPSPAKMGGISALRDVFALARAHNTQVMVHTFYDGPGLLAAMHATAALGDTAAMIEWRYFDMAAQVLGDAVVPRDGMIALPAGPGLGIDPDPEVIRRYRVG, from the coding sequence ATGAAGATCGCGAGCATCGAAGCCATCGTGCTGCGCATTCCGTTCACGGTCGGTGGCGTTTCGGCGGCGGGCGTCTGGGGCGGGGCCGGCATGCAGGCCGCCGACTCGCTGCTGCTGAAGGTGAGCACCGACGACGGCCTGGTCGGCTGGGGCGAGACCTTCGGCTTCGTCGGCATTCCGGCGGTTAAGGCAGCGATCGAACAGATGCTGGCGCCGGCCTGCATCGGCCGGGACGCGAGCCAGATCGAGGCCATCGGCCTCGACCTGCAGCGCAGGTTCCATGTGTTCGGGCGCAGCGGGCCCCTGTTCTACGGGCTGTCGGCGCTCGATATCGCGCTGTGGGATCTCTGCGGCAAGGCGGCCGGGCTGCCCGTCCACCGCCTGCTCGGCGGTGCGCGGCGCGAGCAACTGCCGGCCTACGCCAGCCTGATCCGGTATGCCGATGCCGACACGATCGCGGTCAACGTCAGGCGCGCCATCGCCGATGGCTACCGCAGCCTGAAGCTGCACGAAGTCGACCTGGCGGTGATCCGCGCCGCGCGCGCGGCCGCGGGCCCGGATATCGAGATCACCCTCGATACGAACTGCCCCTGGACGCTGCCCGAGGCCATCGACATGGCCCGCGCCCTGCAGCCGCTGTCGCTGCGCTGGCTGGAAGAGCCGCTGTGGCCGCCCGAGAACTACGCCGGACTGGCGGCCCTGCGCCGGCGCTGCGCGATTCCGCTCGCGGCCGGCGAGAATGCCACCACGCTGATGGAGTTCGAGCACCTGCTAGGCATGGGCGCCGTCGATGTGGTGCAGCCCAGCCCGGCCAAGATGGGTGGCATCAGCGCCTTGCGCGATGTCTTCGCGCTGGCCAGGGCGCACAACACGCAGGTGATGGTCCATACCTTCTACGATGGTCCCGGCTTGCTGGCCGCCATGCATGCCACCGCGGCGCTGGGCGACACCGCCGCCATGATCGAATGGCGCTACTTCGACATGGCCGCACAAGTGCTTGGCGATGCCGTGGTGCCGCGCGACGGCATGATCGCGCTGCCCGCCGGCCCGGGCCTGGGCATCGACCCGGATCCGGAGGTGATCCGGCGCTACCGGGTCGGCTGA
- a CDS encoding DUF1801 domain-containing protein translates to MAQSPSRTRSATRPATGKPVLLAGGNPQIPKGDGDAPVQAYLDAMPGWKQDVGRRLDALIARNVPDVSKAVRWNSPFYGRAGQGWFLSFHCMTRYIKVAFFRGMSLDPVPPVESRDKDTRYFHIHEGEAFDEALMAHWIRQAATLPGWKP, encoded by the coding sequence ATGGCCCAAAGCCCGTCCAGGACCCGGTCAGCTACCCGGCCCGCCACCGGCAAGCCGGTGCTGCTGGCGGGCGGCAATCCGCAGATTCCGAAAGGCGACGGCGATGCGCCGGTGCAAGCGTATCTCGACGCGATGCCGGGCTGGAAGCAGGACGTGGGCCGCCGCCTCGACGCGCTGATTGCGCGCAACGTGCCCGATGTAAGCAAGGCGGTGCGCTGGAACTCGCCGTTTTATGGCCGGGCGGGGCAGGGCTGGTTTCTCAGCTTCCATTGCATGACGAGATACATCAAGGTGGCATTTTTCCGCGGCATGTCGCTGGATCCGGTGCCACCGGTCGAATCCCGGGACAAGGACACACGCTATTTCCATATCCACGAAGGCGAGGCCTTCGACGAGGCGCTGATGGCGCACTGGATCCGGCAAGCCGCGACGCTGCCGGGATGGAAACCTTAG
- a CDS encoding DUF1801 domain-containing protein has product MNPSEQIDQLIAGLADWRGQTLASLRKAILAADSGIVEEWKWMGSPVWSRDGMIAVANAHKGKVKITFTNGASLPDPDRLFNAGLGGNKWRAIDLAEGDKIDTRALKALVRAAIAFNQGKKKKAPAPGRAQASQQDQA; this is encoded by the coding sequence ATGAATCCATCGGAACAGATTGACCAGCTGATCGCAGGGTTGGCCGACTGGCGCGGCCAGACCCTGGCCAGCCTGCGCAAGGCCATCCTCGCCGCCGACAGCGGCATCGTCGAGGAATGGAAATGGATGGGCAGCCCGGTATGGTCGCGCGACGGCATGATCGCTGTCGCCAATGCCCACAAGGGCAAGGTCAAGATCACCTTTACCAACGGGGCCAGCCTGCCTGACCCGGACCGCCTCTTCAACGCCGGCCTCGGCGGCAACAAATGGCGGGCGATCGACCTGGCCGAGGGCGACAAGATCGACACACGCGCCTTGAAGGCCCTGGTCCGCGCAGCGATCGCGTTCAACCAGGGCAAGAAGAAAAAAGCGCCGGCGCCCGGCCGTGCCCAGGCCAGCCAGCAAGACCAGGCGTGA
- a CDS encoding Bug family tripartite tricarboxylate transporter substrate binding protein: MDRRQFLSTAAIAVAAGVAPHAMAQQWPARAIRLVVAYPPGGGTDVVARLFADYLGRVTGQPVVVENKPGGATIPATQDVIRARNDGQTLLVTLGSSATSGAHINRVPYDPLTDLTALAELGRAPVLLAANKDAPYNTLKELVAYAKANPGKPIHSASYGPGTSSHFGPLLFNRLAGTNLEPVLYKGSAPATQDLVGGVVPLMIDGLTTGVPLYQAGKTKVLATTIPERSELAPGAPTFRELGYPEMEQLSGYFALFGPKAMPKETVEAVSAAVRKVLADPAYQKRLAGVGVLPPQAVTPEAFATQIRADHARWGQFIKDIGFKLEGS; the protein is encoded by the coding sequence ATGGACCGTCGACAGTTCCTGAGCACCGCGGCCATCGCGGTGGCGGCCGGCGTGGCGCCGCATGCCATGGCCCAGCAGTGGCCCGCGCGCGCCATCCGGCTGGTGGTGGCCTATCCGCCCGGCGGCGGCACCGACGTGGTGGCGCGCCTGTTCGCCGACTACCTGGGGCGCGTGACCGGGCAGCCCGTGGTGGTGGAGAACAAGCCTGGCGGCGCCACCATTCCCGCCACCCAGGACGTGATCCGCGCCAGGAACGACGGGCAGACCCTGCTGGTGACGCTGGGCTCGTCGGCCACCTCGGGCGCGCATATCAACCGCGTGCCCTACGACCCGTTGACCGACCTGACCGCGCTGGCCGAACTCGGCCGCGCGCCGGTGCTGCTGGCCGCCAACAAGGATGCGCCGTACAACACGCTGAAGGAACTGGTCGCCTATGCCAAGGCGAATCCGGGCAAGCCGATCCACTCGGCCTCGTACGGCCCGGGCACGTCGTCGCACTTCGGCCCGCTGTTGTTCAACCGGCTTGCCGGCACGAACCTCGAACCGGTGCTGTACAAGGGCTCGGCGCCCGCCACGCAGGACCTGGTGGGCGGCGTGGTGCCGCTGATGATCGATGGCCTGACCACCGGCGTGCCGCTATACCAGGCCGGCAAGACCAAGGTGCTCGCCACCACCATTCCGGAGCGTTCCGAACTCGCGCCGGGCGCGCCCACGTTCCGCGAGCTGGGCTATCCCGAGATGGAGCAGCTCAGCGGCTATTTCGCGCTGTTTGGCCCGAAGGCGATGCCAAAGGAGACCGTGGAGGCGGTCTCCGCCGCAGTGCGCAAGGTGTTGGCCGATCCTGCTTACCAGAAGCGGCTGGCCGGTGTGGGCGTGCTGCCGCCGCAGGCGGTCACGCCCGAAGCGTTCGCCACGCAGATCCGGGCCGACCACGCCCGCTGGGGGCAGTTCATCAAGGACATCGGGTTCAAGCTCGAGGGCAGTTGA
- a CDS encoding ABC transporter ATP-binding protein/permease, with amino-acid sequence MSAVPEPQVADSTSVPGKRPATTTRHVWTRFWVIAKPYWVSQERWKAAGLLVVLVLLLLGQTQAEVLINEQTGEFTSALAARDADRFWASIRTCLYILIVAIPVYAVYYYIRNALGLHWRRWMTHHYLDGYFKNRIFYKLNADTGIDNPDQRISEDINTFTRQSLFFLSIGIGALLQLIAFSAVLWMISRELVYFLVVYAIAGTVVSIACFGRVLIGLNFYQLKREADFRFSLIRVRENAESIAFYRGEPQESSHVRGRFGKAFQNFERLIRWQLGLNMFQYGYGFLTILLPSAIVASRVLDGELEVGSAIRAAGAFAAVLNALTVIVDNFEDLSRFVAGLDRLDTFSSTLTGKKPTAPRAASTIESCQDSRLALEHVTLQTPNQERTLVTDLSASIHAGEGLLIVGASGGGKSSLMRAIAGLWNSGTGRIVRPAPQDMLFLPQHPYMVVGSLRSQLLYPNHVGRQVADDELLQLLDTVNLHDIAGRFGGLDTEVDWSKVLSLGEQQRLTIARVLLARPRYVMLDEATSALDIVNEEALYQLLAGLEATLVSVSHRPTLLKYHHQVLELPGDGTWRLHPARDYRFGW; translated from the coding sequence ATGAGCGCCGTGCCAGAGCCGCAGGTGGCCGACAGCACTTCTGTCCCCGGCAAACGCCCCGCCACGACGACCCGGCATGTCTGGACCCGCTTCTGGGTGATCGCCAAACCCTACTGGGTCTCGCAGGAACGATGGAAGGCCGCCGGGCTGCTGGTGGTGCTGGTCCTGCTGCTGCTGGGGCAGACCCAGGCGGAGGTGCTGATCAACGAGCAGACCGGCGAATTCACCTCGGCGCTGGCGGCCCGCGACGCCGACCGCTTCTGGGCCTCGATCCGTACCTGCCTCTACATCCTGATCGTCGCGATTCCCGTCTACGCGGTCTACTACTACATCCGCAACGCGCTGGGCCTGCACTGGCGGCGCTGGATGACCCACCATTACCTGGACGGATATTTCAAGAACCGCATTTTCTACAAGCTCAATGCGGATACCGGCATCGACAATCCCGACCAGCGCATCTCCGAGGACATCAACACCTTTACACGGCAGTCGCTGTTTTTCCTGTCGATCGGCATCGGTGCGCTGCTGCAGCTGATTGCGTTCAGCGCGGTGCTGTGGATGATCTCGAGAGAGCTGGTCTATTTTCTGGTGGTCTACGCGATCGCCGGCACCGTGGTCTCGATCGCCTGCTTCGGGCGCGTGCTGATCGGCCTGAACTTCTACCAGCTCAAGCGCGAGGCCGATTTCCGCTTCAGCCTGATCCGTGTGCGCGAGAACGCCGAATCGATTGCGTTCTACCGCGGCGAGCCGCAGGAGTCTTCCCATGTCCGCGGACGCTTTGGCAAGGCGTTCCAGAACTTCGAGCGGCTCATCCGGTGGCAGCTGGGGCTGAACATGTTCCAGTATGGCTATGGCTTCCTGACCATCCTGCTGCCCAGCGCCATCGTGGCCTCGCGCGTGCTGGACGGCGAGCTCGAGGTCGGCAGCGCGATCCGGGCCGCTGGCGCGTTCGCCGCCGTGCTGAATGCGCTGACGGTGATCGTCGACAACTTTGAAGACCTGAGCCGGTTCGTGGCCGGCCTGGACCGCCTGGACACGTTCTCCAGCACCCTGACCGGGAAAAAGCCGACCGCGCCGCGGGCGGCCAGCACCATCGAATCCTGCCAGGATTCGCGGCTCGCGCTGGAACACGTCACGCTGCAGACGCCCAACCAGGAGCGCACGCTGGTCACGGACCTGAGCGCGTCGATCCATGCAGGCGAGGGACTGCTCATCGTCGGCGCCAGCGGCGGCGGCAAGAGTTCGCTGATGCGCGCCATCGCGGGGCTGTGGAACAGCGGCACCGGGCGCATCGTGCGGCCGGCGCCGCAGGACATGCTGTTCTTGCCGCAGCATCCCTACATGGTGGTCGGCAGCCTGCGCAGCCAGCTGCTCTATCCCAACCATGTCGGCCGGCAGGTCGCCGACGACGAGCTGCTGCAATTGCTGGATACCGTCAACCTGCACGACATCGCCGGCCGTTTCGGCGGGCTGGACACCGAGGTGGACTGGAGCAAGGTCCTGTCGCTGGGCGAGCAGCAGCGGCTGACCATCGCGCGCGTGCTGCTGGCCAGGCCGCGCTATGTGATGCTGGACGAGGCCACCAGTGCCCTCGACATCGTCAATGAAGAAGCCCTCTACCAGTTGCTGGCCGGCCTCGAGGCCACCCTGGTGAGCGTCAGCCACCGTCCCACGCTGCTGAAGTATCACCACCAGGTGCTGGAACTGCCGGGCGACGGCACATGGCGGCTGCATCCAGCCAGGGATTACCGGTTCGGCTGGTAA
- a CDS encoding ferritin-like domain-containing protein — translation MAEIEQEKVVGVLNRIVEAELAGVVRYTHYSFLVFGFGRIPIVSWLREQANESLLHAQQAGEWITTLGAYPSLGIGELLDAHIHDIGAILRESLETERQALALYRELLSLVEGRSVALEEYARQLIQLEELHAGEVGKMLRKPAAPMIPDPAGRTGQG, via the coding sequence ATGGCGGAAATCGAGCAGGAGAAAGTCGTTGGCGTCCTGAATCGCATCGTGGAGGCCGAGCTCGCCGGCGTGGTGCGCTACACGCACTATTCGTTCCTTGTCTTCGGCTTCGGGCGCATCCCGATTGTGTCGTGGCTGCGCGAGCAGGCCAACGAGTCGCTGCTGCATGCGCAGCAGGCCGGCGAATGGATCACCACCCTCGGCGCATATCCCTCGCTCGGCATCGGCGAACTGCTGGACGCCCACATCCACGATATCGGCGCGATCCTGCGTGAATCGCTGGAAACCGAAAGGCAGGCGCTGGCGTTGTACCGCGAACTGCTCAGCCTGGTCGAGGGCCGCTCCGTCGCGCTGGAGGAGTATGCGCGGCAGTTGATCCAGCTCGAGGAACTGCACGCCGGCGAGGTAGGGAAGATGCTGCGCAAGCCCGCCGCGCCCATGATCCCCGACCCTGCCGGACGTACCGGCCAGGGATAA
- a CDS encoding universal stress protein, translated as MFKHILLATDGSDLSRMAMEAAIGFVKADGARLTAYTCMEEYPYMASGDAGHPRRKAFEEQEAERARARLEEVVAAARAAGVPCATDMTATVPYKGIIDAAARHQCDVIFMASHGRRGLDALLVGSETQKVLTHCRVPVLVYR; from the coding sequence GTGTTCAAGCACATCTTGTTGGCCACCGATGGCTCAGATCTGTCAAGAATGGCGATGGAGGCCGCCATTGGCTTTGTCAAGGCCGATGGCGCCAGGCTGACCGCCTATACGTGCATGGAGGAGTACCCCTACATGGCGTCGGGCGACGCCGGCCACCCCAGGCGCAAGGCCTTCGAAGAGCAGGAAGCCGAACGGGCCAGGGCCCGGCTGGAGGAAGTGGTCGCCGCGGCCAGGGCGGCGGGTGTGCCCTGCGCCACGGACATGACCGCAACCGTTCCCTACAAAGGCATCATCGATGCCGCGGCAAGGCACCAGTGTGATGTGATTTTCATGGCGTCGCACGGCCGCAGGGGCCTGGACGCATTGCTGGTCGGCAGCGAAACGCAGAAAGTGCTCACCCACTGCCGGGTTCCGGTGCTGGTCTACCGCTGA
- the phbB gene encoding acetoacetyl-CoA reductase encodes MTKRIALVTGGMGGLGEAISIRLHDAGHAVVVTHSPGNANARDWLAAMAATGREMRAYEVDVSDYDACQACAARILADVGNVDILVNNAGITRDMAFKKMDKPNWDAVMRTNLDSVFNLTKPLCEGMVERGWGRIINISSVNGSKGAFGQTNYAAAKAGMHGFTKSLALEVARKGVTVNTVSPGYLATKMVNAVPREIMETKILPQIPVGRVGKPEEVAALVAFLCSDDAAYVTGSNIAINGGQHMQ; translated from the coding sequence ATGACGAAGAGAATCGCATTGGTAACAGGTGGCATGGGCGGGCTCGGCGAAGCCATCAGCATCCGGCTGCACGACGCCGGCCATGCCGTGGTGGTGACGCATTCGCCCGGCAATGCCAACGCCAGGGACTGGCTTGCCGCGATGGCCGCCACCGGCCGCGAGATGCGCGCCTATGAAGTCGACGTCTCTGACTATGACGCTTGCCAGGCCTGCGCCGCGCGCATCCTTGCCGACGTCGGCAACGTCGACATCCTGGTGAACAATGCCGGCATTACGCGCGACATGGCGTTCAAGAAGATGGACAAGCCGAACTGGGATGCCGTGATGCGGACCAACCTCGATTCCGTCTTCAATCTCACCAAGCCGCTTTGCGAAGGCATGGTCGAGCGCGGCTGGGGCCGCATCATCAATATCTCCTCGGTGAACGGCTCCAAGGGGGCATTCGGCCAGACCAACTATGCCGCGGCCAAGGCCGGCATGCACGGTTTCACCAAATCGCTGGCGCTGGAAGTGGCGCGCAAGGGCGTGACGGTCAACACCGTGTCGCCGGGCTACCTGGCCACCAAGATGGTCAATGCCGTGCCCAGGGAGATCATGGAGACCAAGATCCTGCCGCAGATCCCGGTGGGGCGCGTCGGCAAGCCGGAGGAGGTGGCGGCGCTGGTGGCCTTCCTGTGCTCGGACGATGCGGCCTATGTGACCGGGTCGAATATTGCCATCAACGGCGGGCAGCATATGCAGTAA
- the phaP3 gene encoding TIGR01841 family phasin PhaP3 produces MSPFTPEQFAAAQKSNVSHLFALTNTAFEGFQKLTELNLQTLKATLSEGQENVQAALAGKDLREVFAAQGNLAQPAAEKAVAYARHVYEIASNTQAELSKAVEAQYEQHNRNVQAFVDTFVKNAPAGSEALTALLQSGVAAASTTYQSFQDAAKQTAEVAKANFAKTAASATAANATPRAAKA; encoded by the coding sequence ATGTCCCCTTTTACGCCCGAACAATTTGCTGCGGCGCAGAAGTCCAATGTGAGCCACTTGTTCGCGCTGACGAACACGGCCTTTGAAGGTTTCCAGAAGTTGACCGAACTGAACCTGCAGACGCTCAAGGCCACGCTCAGCGAAGGCCAGGAAAACGTCCAGGCGGCACTGGCCGGCAAGGACTTGCGCGAAGTGTTCGCGGCGCAAGGCAACCTGGCCCAGCCGGCTGCCGAGAAGGCGGTAGCGTATGCGCGCCACGTCTATGAGATCGCGTCGAACACGCAGGCGGAACTGAGCAAGGCCGTCGAGGCGCAGTACGAGCAGCACAACCGCAACGTCCAGGCATTCGTCGACACCTTCGTGAAGAACGCGCCGGCCGGTTCGGAAGCGCTGACCGCGCTGCTGCAATCGGGCGTGGCCGCGGCCAGCACCACCTACCAGTCGTTCCAGGACGCCGCCAAGCAGACCGCCGAAGTCGCCAAGGCCAACTTCGCCAAGACCGCCGCGTCGGCCACGGCCGCGAACGCGACGCCCCGCGCCGCCAAGGCATAA
- the aceB gene encoding malate synthase A, with the protein MAITLPAGMKITGEILPAYEDILTPEALALVDKLHRAFEPRRQELLAARVERAKRLDAGEVPDFLPETKSIREGDWKVAPVPKALECRRVEITGPVEAKMVINAFNSGADSYMTDFEDSNTPNWHNQLQGQVNLKAAVRRTLTLESKGKQYKLNDKIATLQVRPRGWHLDEKHVTIDGKRVSGGIFDFALFLFHNAKEQIARGAGPFFYLPKMESHLEARLWNDIFVMAQKEIGLPQGTIKATVLIETILAAFEMEEILYELREHSAGLNAGRWDYIFSCIKKFKNDKDFCLADRAKVTMTAPFMRAYALLLLKTCHSRGAPAIGGMSALIPIKNDPEKNAIAMEGIISDKRRDATDGYDGGWVAHPGLVEPAMKEFVAVLGDKPNQFEKQRPDVQVKGADLLDFKPETPITEHGLRMNINVGIHYLGAWLAGNGCVPIHNLMEDAATAEISRSQVWQWIRSPKGKLEDGTKVTAELVRKLIPEELAKVKELVGGDTRTYDRAAEIFEQMSTSEDFAEFLTLPLYEEV; encoded by the coding sequence ATGGCTATCACGCTGCCCGCGGGCATGAAGATTACCGGCGAGATCCTGCCGGCCTACGAAGATATCCTCACGCCGGAAGCCCTGGCCCTGGTAGACAAGCTGCACCGCGCCTTCGAGCCGCGCCGTCAGGAATTGCTGGCCGCGCGCGTCGAGCGCGCCAAGCGCCTGGACGCCGGCGAAGTCCCCGATTTCCTGCCGGAAACCAAGAGCATCCGCGAAGGCGACTGGAAGGTTGCCCCGGTGCCCAAGGCGCTGGAATGCCGCCGCGTGGAAATCACCGGCCCGGTCGAAGCCAAGATGGTGATCAACGCCTTCAACTCGGGCGCTGACAGCTACATGACCGACTTCGAGGATTCCAACACCCCCAACTGGCACAACCAGCTGCAGGGCCAGGTCAACCTGAAGGCCGCCGTGCGCCGCACGCTGACCCTGGAATCGAAGGGCAAGCAGTACAAGCTGAACGACAAGATCGCCACGCTGCAGGTGCGTCCGCGCGGCTGGCACCTGGACGAAAAGCACGTCACCATCGACGGCAAGCGCGTCTCGGGCGGCATCTTCGACTTCGCGCTGTTCCTGTTCCACAACGCCAAGGAACAGATCGCCCGCGGCGCCGGCCCGTTCTTCTACCTGCCCAAGATGGAAAGCCATCTGGAAGCGCGCCTGTGGAACGACATCTTCGTGATGGCGCAGAAGGAAATCGGCCTGCCGCAAGGCACCATCAAGGCCACCGTGCTGATCGAGACCATCCTCGCCGCGTTCGAGATGGAAGAGATCCTGTATGAGCTGCGCGAGCACAGCGCGGGCCTGAACGCCGGCCGCTGGGACTACATCTTCTCGTGCATCAAGAAGTTCAAGAACGACAAGGACTTCTGCCTGGCCGACCGCGCCAAGGTCACGATGACCGCGCCGTTCATGCGCGCCTACGCGCTGCTGCTGCTCAAGACCTGCCACTCGCGCGGCGCCCCCGCCATCGGCGGCATGAGCGCGCTGATCCCGATCAAGAACGATCCGGAGAAGAACGCCATCGCCATGGAAGGCATCATCAGCGACAAGCGCCGCGATGCCACCGACGGCTACGACGGCGGCTGGGTGGCGCACCCGGGCCTGGTCGAGCCGGCCATGAAGGAATTCGTGGCAGTGCTGGGCGACAAGCCGAACCAGTTCGAGAAGCAGCGTCCGGATGTGCAGGTGAAGGGCGCCGACCTGCTCGACTTCAAGCCGGAAACGCCGATCACCGAGCACGGCCTGCGCATGAACATCAACGTCGGCATCCACTACCTGGGCGCCTGGCTGGCCGGCAACGGCTGCGTGCCGATCCACAACCTGATGGAAGATGCCGCCACCGCCGAGATCTCGCGCTCGCAGGTGTGGCAGTGGATCCGCTCGCCGAAGGGCAAGCTGGAAGACGGCACCAAGGTCACGGCCGAGCTGGTGCGCAAGCTGATCCCGGAAGAACTGGCCAAGGTGAAGGAACTGGTCGGTGGCGACACCAGGACCTATGACCGCGCCGCCGAGATCTTCGAGCAGATGTCGACGTCGGAGGACTTCGCCGAGTTCCTGACGCTGCCGCTGTACGAAGAGGTCTGA
- a CDS encoding haloacid dehalogenase type II yields the protein MNKIRAVVFDAFGTLFDVYSVTARAEQLFPGRGEALALLWRDRQIDYTRIRTMAAPDGAHYKPFWAITVDALRYAAERLGLALDEATEAQLLKEYACLSAFPENLGALKRLRKAGLPLGILSNGNAEMLDISVKSAGMHGLFDHVLSVDAVRQYKTAPAAYALGPLAFGLDAQEMLFVSSNGWDACGAIWFGYTTFWINRAGHPAERLDVAPSGTGHDMNDLLEFVRAHGVAV from the coding sequence ATGAACAAGATCCGCGCCGTCGTCTTCGATGCCTTTGGCACGCTGTTCGACGTGTATTCCGTCACCGCGCGCGCGGAGCAGCTGTTCCCGGGCCGCGGCGAGGCACTGGCGCTGCTGTGGCGCGACCGCCAGATCGACTACACCCGCATCCGTACCATGGCCGCGCCCGACGGCGCGCACTACAAGCCGTTCTGGGCCATCACCGTGGACGCGCTGCGCTACGCTGCCGAGCGCCTGGGCCTGGCGCTGGATGAAGCGACGGAAGCGCAGCTGCTCAAGGAATACGCCTGCCTGTCTGCCTTCCCGGAAAACCTGGGCGCGCTCAAGCGCCTGCGCAAGGCGGGGCTGCCGCTCGGCATCCTGTCCAACGGCAATGCCGAGATGCTCGACATCTCGGTCAAGAGCGCCGGCATGCATGGCCTGTTCGACCACGTGCTGTCGGTCGACGCGGTGCGCCAGTACAAGACCGCGCCCGCCGCCTATGCACTGGGGCCGCTGGCCTTCGGGCTGGACGCGCAGGAGATGCTGTTCGTCTCGTCCAACGGCTGGGACGCCTGCGGCGCCATCTGGTTTGGCTACACCACTTTCTGGATCAACCGTGCCGGCCATCCGGCGGAGCGGCTCGACGTAGCCCCCTCCGGCACCGGGCACGACATGAACGACCTGCTCGAATTCGTCCGCGCCCATGGCGTGGCGGTATAG